The Amycolatopsis sp. 195334CR genome window below encodes:
- a CDS encoding SWIM zinc finger domain-containing protein produces the protein MTWFSEDELRALAGNAVFQRGRGMVGKVEDLGGLVDGVTAVVVGSEPYRVGLKQRQGTVEARCTCPFAADGAFCKHAVAVGLAWLRGVKPVGDQGLVRKYLDELDKEELVELVANEAARDASLLRRLSLRAMAKQTGTLSGRVDALAQEQVFLEDARDVLDLLEEDLNANRDLIRRAVEVMAEVAPDIDDESGAAAAHLLRAIALYARACVPDAPEQLPEWIAGFEKKLPGWLEIRPFAEALGEDGLRHLVELAGDDRKFREQAVEALGDVDELVSLLAEDPRVDHVRIAKALYDAGRVDEAIERAEHSMTELPATRCGELAEFLVGVHLEADRPAQASAVLERFLWRSPTKQAYDQLKELCERIGTWPEPRKRVLRVLRASARERQADQLIDVLLAEDEATQAWDAAAEFGCSQSAWLRVADRVAEDRPAEVAGVYRLLAADCVKQASRDGYRQAVVLLKKLRRVHELLESDEEFDDYVDGLRRDNERKPAFLDELRKAGL, from the coding sequence GTGACTTGGTTCAGTGAGGACGAGCTCCGCGCCCTTGCCGGTAATGCTGTCTTCCAGCGGGGCCGGGGCATGGTGGGGAAGGTGGAGGACCTCGGCGGCCTGGTCGACGGGGTGACCGCCGTCGTCGTGGGGTCGGAGCCGTATCGGGTGGGGCTCAAGCAGCGCCAGGGGACCGTGGAGGCCCGCTGCACGTGTCCCTTCGCGGCCGACGGGGCTTTCTGCAAGCACGCCGTCGCCGTGGGGTTGGCGTGGCTGCGCGGGGTCAAACCGGTCGGGGATCAGGGGCTCGTGCGCAAGTACCTCGACGAACTCGACAAGGAAGAGCTCGTCGAGCTGGTCGCCAACGAGGCGGCCAGGGACGCCTCGCTGCTCAGGCGCCTCTCCCTCCGGGCCATGGCCAAGCAGACCGGCACGTTGAGTGGACGCGTCGACGCGCTCGCCCAGGAACAGGTGTTCCTCGAGGACGCGCGCGACGTGCTGGACCTGCTCGAGGAGGACCTCAACGCGAACCGCGACCTCATCCGGCGGGCCGTCGAGGTGATGGCCGAGGTGGCGCCCGACATCGACGACGAGTCCGGCGCCGCGGCCGCTCACCTCCTCCGGGCCATCGCGCTGTACGCGCGCGCCTGCGTCCCCGACGCCCCCGAACAACTGCCCGAGTGGATTGCCGGCTTCGAGAAGAAGCTGCCCGGCTGGCTGGAGATCCGCCCCTTCGCCGAGGCACTGGGCGAGGACGGGCTCCGCCACCTCGTCGAACTTGCCGGCGACGATCGCAAGTTCCGCGAGCAGGCCGTCGAGGCGCTCGGCGACGTGGACGAACTCGTGAGCCTGCTCGCCGAGGACCCCCGCGTCGACCACGTCCGGATCGCCAAGGCGCTCTACGACGCCGGCCGCGTGGACGAGGCGATCGAGCGCGCCGAGCACAGCATGACCGAACTCCCCGCCACCCGCTGCGGCGAGCTGGCCGAGTTCCTGGTCGGCGTGCACCTCGAAGCCGACCGCCCGGCGCAGGCCTCCGCGGTGCTCGAGCGCTTCCTCTGGCGCTCGCCCACCAAACAGGCCTACGACCAGCTCAAGGAACTCTGCGAGCGCATCGGCACCTGGCCCGAACCCCGCAAGCGCGTGCTCCGGGTGCTCCGCGCCTCGGCCCGCGAGCGCCAGGCCGACCAGCTCATCGACGTCCTCCTCGCCGAGGACGAGGCCACGCAGGCGTGGGACGCCGCCGCCGAGTTCGGCTGCTCGCAGTCGGCCTGGCTGCGCGTCGCCGACCGGGTCGCCGAGGACCGGCCCGCCGAGGTCGCCGGGGTCTACCGCCTGCTCGCCGCCGACTGCGTCAAGCAGGCCAGCCGCGACGGTTACCGCCAGGCCGTGGTGCTGTTGAAAAAACTTCGCCGGGTGCACGAACTCCTGGAAAGCGACGAGGAGTTCGACGACTACGTGGACGGTTTGCGCCGCGACAACGAGCGCAAGCCCGCGTTCCTCGACGAATTGCGCAAAGCCGGGCTCTGA
- a CDS encoding YDG/SRA domain-containing protein produces MSIADISRDNVLDAMAEYDDLGREKFLGQYGFRASLRYFVVESGSEYDSKALLGVAHKYATGVPLRAAEFSGGEATVVAKVKSLGFAVHDRRPKASKKKAVVVRGEIDGVPEGTTFVDRQEASDRGVHRNPQGGIVGNRRDGAESIVVSGGYEDDEDYGDEITYTGEGGRGENGQQIADQTFASNGNAALQTSALFGTPVRVIRGNKATGCSYDGLFRVEESWLATGRSGFTVCRFRLTKFRPDDLVEVKPVAPVGNAKPVRRTTEVQRVVRNTAVADFVKQIHDHTCQLCGIRLTVQGRGYSEGAHIRALGRPHNGPDESENVLCLCPNCHVRFDHGEVVLQSDLSFTLDGTTRQLAQHPDHVVKQEHVDYHRARHG; encoded by the coding sequence ATGAGCATCGCGGACATCTCGCGGGACAACGTGCTCGACGCGATGGCGGAGTACGACGACCTGGGGCGCGAAAAGTTCTTGGGCCAGTACGGCTTTCGAGCCTCCCTTCGCTACTTCGTGGTGGAGTCGGGTAGCGAGTACGACTCCAAGGCGTTGCTCGGGGTGGCGCACAAATACGCCACCGGGGTGCCGCTCAGGGCAGCGGAGTTCAGCGGCGGCGAGGCCACCGTGGTGGCGAAGGTCAAGAGCCTGGGCTTTGCCGTCCACGATCGGCGGCCCAAGGCCAGCAAGAAGAAGGCCGTGGTGGTGCGCGGCGAGATCGACGGGGTGCCGGAGGGCACCACGTTTGTCGATCGCCAGGAGGCGTCGGATCGGGGAGTTCATCGGAACCCGCAGGGTGGGATCGTCGGCAACAGGCGCGACGGCGCGGAATCGATCGTCGTTTCCGGTGGTTATGAAGATGACGAGGACTACGGCGACGAGATCACCTACACCGGGGAAGGCGGCCGAGGCGAAAACGGCCAGCAAATCGCTGACCAGACCTTCGCCAGCAACGGAAATGCGGCTCTGCAGACAAGCGCGCTCTTCGGCACGCCGGTGCGGGTGATCCGCGGCAACAAGGCAACGGGGTGCAGCTACGACGGGCTTTTCCGGGTCGAGGAGAGCTGGCTGGCAACGGGACGGAGCGGGTTCACCGTCTGTCGCTTCCGGTTGACCAAGTTCCGGCCGGACGACCTGGTCGAGGTCAAGCCGGTCGCTCCGGTGGGCAATGCGAAACCCGTCCGCCGCACCACGGAGGTGCAGCGGGTCGTGCGCAACACGGCAGTCGCCGACTTCGTCAAGCAGATCCACGACCACACCTGCCAGCTGTGCGGGATCCGGTTGACCGTCCAGGGACGCGGATACTCGGAAGGCGCGCACATCCGCGCGCTGGGGCGACCGCACAACGGACCCGACGAGTCGGAGAACGTGCTCTGCCTGTGCCCGAATTGCCACGTGCGCTTCGACCACGGCGAAGTGGTGCTCCAAAGCGATCTTTCCTTCACTCTGGACGGCACCACGAGGCAGCTGGCCCAGCACCCCGACCACGTGGTGAAGCAGGAGCACGTGGACTATCACCGGGCTCGACACGGTTGA
- a CDS encoding AAA family ATPase, translating to MTDPHAGEAGELSAALDDVDLDSPSTTKFAEFEYVLATLIQLPRHQVYAVAVDRAAELASQVQSVPANHAVLLAVVVKDADQLAAVQEATKRYLSSGGVPAALVLVRRSAGGWASSWLAMQADKEEYAGQVTELAGHLSLRVERVEAQPARKWPGRSLRATDQPLVIDDRTRRMLRGAVASRSAVMLVGPPGTGKTQLVGEVIDDVAKEPERYGMTMAHDYLVVTPDESWSARELVGGETVDDNSKLRFSPGYVLEAIAEDRWLVLDEANRADLDRIFSALFTWLTGNTVIVGRVSGDPKSSPIFLGWADGPKSEVIGAELLRSDTADNGQGAVHYLAGKEWRMFGTYNAVDAQRVFRFGLALGRRFAHVPIEMPSTEGFSQALRNRLSALPTPLEDPVQTELISVLQRLYRAHVGLSGVEMGPAALLSIPEYLDAKDLATSPTELRQRIAEAYLMGMGTWLATLDDESLARMQETLRQADVLGDQWDWIETKLGGLR from the coding sequence ATGACTGATCCACACGCGGGGGAAGCGGGCGAGCTCAGCGCGGCACTCGATGACGTTGATCTTGACTCGCCGAGCACCACCAAGTTCGCCGAGTTCGAGTACGTGCTCGCGACGCTGATCCAACTCCCGCGCCACCAGGTGTACGCGGTGGCGGTCGATCGCGCTGCTGAATTGGCCAGTCAGGTCCAGTCGGTGCCAGCGAACCACGCTGTTCTGCTGGCTGTGGTGGTCAAAGATGCTGACCAACTCGCAGCCGTGCAGGAGGCGACCAAGCGCTACCTGAGCAGCGGCGGAGTGCCGGCTGCCTTGGTGTTGGTGCGCCGTTCCGCCGGCGGGTGGGCGTCTTCCTGGCTGGCCATGCAGGCCGATAAGGAGGAGTACGCCGGGCAGGTGACCGAGTTGGCCGGGCACCTGTCGCTCCGGGTTGAGCGCGTCGAGGCCCAACCGGCGAGGAAGTGGCCGGGGCGATCCCTGCGCGCCACTGACCAGCCGTTGGTTATCGACGACCGAACCCGCCGGATGCTGCGTGGTGCGGTGGCTTCGCGCAGTGCGGTAATGCTGGTCGGACCGCCGGGAACCGGCAAGACCCAGTTGGTCGGTGAAGTGATCGACGACGTGGCCAAGGAGCCGGAGCGCTACGGGATGACCATGGCGCACGACTACCTCGTGGTGACGCCGGACGAATCGTGGAGTGCCCGAGAACTGGTCGGCGGTGAAACGGTCGACGACAACTCCAAGCTCCGGTTCAGCCCTGGTTACGTGCTGGAAGCGATCGCCGAAGACCGGTGGTTGGTGCTGGACGAGGCGAACCGCGCGGACCTGGACCGCATCTTCTCCGCGCTGTTCACCTGGTTGACCGGCAACACGGTGATCGTCGGCCGGGTGAGCGGTGATCCCAAGTCCAGTCCGATCTTCCTGGGCTGGGCCGACGGCCCGAAGAGCGAGGTGATCGGTGCTGAGCTGCTCCGGTCCGACACCGCGGACAACGGTCAGGGCGCGGTGCACTACCTCGCCGGCAAGGAATGGCGCATGTTCGGCACCTACAACGCCGTTGATGCGCAACGGGTGTTCCGCTTCGGGCTGGCGCTGGGACGCCGCTTTGCGCACGTGCCCATCGAAATGCCCTCGACGGAGGGGTTCAGCCAGGCGTTGAGGAACCGACTTTCCGCCTTGCCCACACCGTTGGAAGACCCGGTGCAGACGGAGCTGATTTCCGTGTTGCAGCGCCTCTACCGTGCGCACGTGGGGTTGTCTGGCGTCGAAATGGGGCCGGCGGCGCTGCTGTCGATACCCGAGTACCTCGACGCCAAGGACCTGGCCACCTCACCGACCGAGCTCCGGCAGCGCATTGCGGAGGCCTACCTCATGGGGATGGGGACCTGGCTGGCCACGCTGGACGACGAGTCACTCGCGCGCATGCAAGAGACGCTCCGGCAGGCCGACGTGCTCGGCGACCAGTGGGACTGGATCGAGACCAAGCTCGGCGGCTTGCGGTGA